From the Xiphophorus maculatus strain JP 163 A chromosome 20, X_maculatus-5.0-male, whole genome shotgun sequence genome, one window contains:
- the LOC102230750 gene encoding protein SSUH2 homolog, translating into MYNAAIYPPQHAPAANPFASMPGYEGIGAGGFLPPPVPLQPVAPAQPGPTPEEWNIPALSEDVAREAFKDYVQSQCCYQSGPANEGVITNMESFNTYRLRLETFTESRSTEMAEKPYEGETADFYAQPAPTPWEVQTKTPELFTKHTEEVRVPYTSNIKECNACHAEGTVSCKDCEAKGYKQCNKCNGSGKNEEENCTDCNGTGKDRCSKCSGAGKKKCETCKGKKKLLTFIKLKVEWANHVDNHVVEQNSGLKAEELNSVNGKELHKMTQIMVYPLYGFPNPAIVEASDRLIKEHQSKYAQTSRILQQRQTVELIPVTKVNYKWKNSIHIFYVYGKENKVSTDNYPETCCCVIL; encoded by the exons ATGTACAACGCAG CTATATATccgcctcaacatgcccctgcaGCCAACCCGTTCGCAAGCATGCCTGGCTATGAGGGAATTGGTGCAG GTGGTTTTTTGCCTCCTCCTGTACCTTTACAGCCTGTAGCTCCAGCCCAACCTGGCCCCACTCCTGAAGAATGGAA catcCCCGCTCTGTCAGAGGATGTTGCTCGTGAGGCATTCAAAGACTATGTGCAATCTCAGTGCTGCTACCAATCAGGCCCAGCCAATGAGGGTGTTATCACCAACATGGAGTCATTTAACACATACAGG TTGCGTCTGGAGACATTCACTGAGTCCAGATCAACTGAGATGGCCGAGAAACCTTATGAAG GGGAAACAGCTGACTTCTACGCTCAGCCTGCCCCCACACCTTGGGAAGTTCAGACCAAGACCCCTGAGCTCTTCACCAAACACACCGAGGAGGTCCGAGTGCCATACACCTCCAATATCAAG GAATGTAACGCCTGCCATGCCGAAGGAACAGTGTCCTGCAAAGACTGCGAGGCAAAAGGATAT AAACAATGCAATAAATGCAATGGCTCAGGTAAGAATGAGGAGGAAAACTGCACTGACTGCAATGGAACAGGAAAGGACAG gTGTTCAAAGTGCAGTGGTGCGGGAAAAAAGAAGTGTGAAAcctgtaaaggaaaaaaaaaattgctgaccTTCATCAAACTCAAAGTGGAGTG GGCTAACCATGTGGACAACCATGTGGTGGAGCAAAACTCTGGCCTGAAGGCTGAAGAGTTGAACTCTGTGAATGGCAAGGAGCTGCATAAGATGACCCAGATCATG GTCTACCCGCTGTATGGGTTCCCAAATCCAGCCATCGTTGAGGCCTCTGACCGTCTGATCAAAGAGCATCAATCCAAGTATGCTCAGACATCCAGGATCCTGCAGCAG AGGCAGACTGTTGAGTTGATCCCCGTTACTAAGGTGAACTACAAGTGGAAAAATAGCATTCACATCTTCTATGTTTATGGAAAGGAAAACAAGGTTAGCACTGACAACTACCCAGAAACCTGCTGCTGCGTCATCCTGtag